The following are encoded together in the Kribbella voronezhensis genome:
- a CDS encoding DUF4232 domain-containing protein: MIRLGWLVAVLLLVGGCGTEAATDAAPRRTPDADATVVTPTPKPTLPPAKCPPSGGAITVGPVDPALGHRAVTVKLTNCGAKTLTVDGYPEVAVLNARREKFKLTVAHGSSYMATDPGPTRIRLASGRSVLASVAWSNTVTYGDNQNGAYFAISWRKGAAPVIWPEYIDIGTTGKITLTAWNPKPA, translated from the coding sequence GTGATCAGGCTGGGGTGGCTCGTGGCTGTGCTGTTGCTCGTGGGTGGATGCGGGACCGAGGCGGCGACGGACGCGGCACCACGCCGTACGCCGGACGCTGACGCCACCGTCGTCACGCCGACCCCGAAGCCGACGCTCCCGCCGGCGAAGTGCCCGCCTTCGGGTGGCGCCATCACGGTCGGGCCGGTGGACCCCGCGCTCGGTCATCGGGCCGTGACCGTCAAACTGACCAACTGCGGCGCGAAAACGCTCACCGTCGACGGCTATCCCGAGGTCGCCGTCCTGAATGCGCGGCGGGAGAAGTTCAAGCTCACCGTCGCGCACGGATCGTCCTATATGGCGACGGATCCAGGGCCCACCAGGATCCGGCTCGCGAGCGGCCGGTCGGTCCTGGCGTCAGTTGCCTGGAGCAACACCGTGACCTACGGCGACAACCAGAACGGGGCGTACTTCGCGATCTCCTGGCGCAAGGGGGCGGCGCCGGTGATCTGGCCGGAGTACATCGACATCGGTACCACCGGCAAGATCACGCTGACCGCCTGGAACCCCAAGCCTGCTTAG
- a CDS encoding SDR family oxidoreductase: protein MTTLEGAVVLVTGGSRGIGKAIVDDLLTRGVAKVYATARNPQPSTDDRLVNVRLEVTDPASIEALAAAAPDVTVLINNAGITGGRSLLDSPVEEIREVFEANFFGPLNVTRAFVPVIERNGGGHILNMHSVLSWISIGGAYPASKAALWSQTNALRLELLDRGIGVTGLHVGYVDTDMAAHVTDPKSRPEDIAKQAVDAIETGAHEVVADELSRNVKAGLSAELTALYPQLKN from the coding sequence ATGACCACCCTCGAAGGCGCCGTCGTCCTTGTCACCGGCGGCAGCCGCGGTATCGGCAAGGCGATCGTCGACGACCTGCTCACCCGTGGCGTGGCGAAGGTCTACGCCACGGCCCGCAACCCCCAGCCGAGCACCGACGACCGGCTCGTGAACGTGCGGCTGGAGGTCACCGACCCCGCCTCGATCGAAGCCCTCGCGGCGGCGGCACCCGACGTCACGGTGCTGATCAACAACGCCGGGATCACCGGCGGCCGCAGCCTGCTCGACTCACCGGTCGAGGAGATCCGGGAGGTCTTCGAGGCCAACTTCTTCGGGCCGCTCAACGTGACCCGGGCCTTCGTTCCCGTGATCGAACGCAACGGCGGCGGCCACATCCTGAACATGCACTCCGTGCTGTCCTGGATCAGCATCGGCGGCGCCTATCCGGCCAGCAAGGCCGCCCTCTGGTCCCAGACCAACGCCCTGCGTCTCGAACTGCTCGACCGGGGCATCGGCGTCACCGGCCTGCACGTCGGTTACGTGGACACCGACATGGCCGCGCACGTCACCGACCCGAAATCCCGGCCGGAGGACATCGCCAAGCAGGCCGTGGACGCGATCGAGACCGGCGCCCACGAGGTCGTGGCCGACGAGCTCAGCCGTAACGTCAAGGCCGGCCTCTCCGCCGAGCTCACCGCCCTCTACCCCCAGCTGAAGAACTAA
- a CDS encoding TetR/AcrR family transcriptional regulator: MSTQATPRERLLDAAGELFYRDGVNIGVDALCKAAGVSKKSMYQLFRSKDELIAESLASVGPSYQQALEPGLDDGSTPRERILVVFEKQDRLAASGEFFGCPFVSTAVELKNPEHPGSVVARHFKQRLTDFFRSELIAAGVEDPDLLAVQLTMVFDGASARAVVRAQALSGVGVATAAALLDAAGVKEEALAGDARRH; the protein is encoded by the coding sequence ATGAGCACCCAGGCGACACCCCGCGAGCGGCTGCTGGACGCGGCGGGCGAACTCTTCTACCGCGACGGCGTGAACATCGGCGTCGATGCGCTCTGCAAGGCCGCCGGGGTCTCGAAGAAGTCGATGTACCAGTTGTTCCGGTCCAAGGACGAGCTGATCGCCGAGAGTCTGGCCAGCGTCGGACCGTCGTACCAGCAGGCGTTGGAGCCGGGGCTCGACGACGGGTCGACGCCGCGGGAGCGGATCCTCGTCGTGTTCGAGAAGCAGGACCGGCTCGCCGCGAGCGGCGAGTTCTTCGGCTGCCCGTTCGTGAGTACGGCGGTCGAGCTGAAGAACCCGGAGCACCCGGGCAGCGTGGTGGCGCGGCACTTCAAGCAGCGACTGACGGACTTCTTCCGGTCCGAGTTGATCGCGGCGGGTGTTGAGGACCCGGACCTGCTGGCTGTCCAGTTGACGATGGTCTTCGACGGCGCGAGCGCCCGGGCCGTCGTACGGGCGCAGGCGCTCAGTGGGGTCGGGGTCGCCACGGCGGCGGCGCTGCTCGACGCCGCGGGTGTCAAGGAAGAGGCGCTCGCCGGCGACGCTCGCCGGCACTGA
- a CDS encoding alginate lyase family protein: MRKKALIPLVAAACAAVVAGALSSPATAAQQPATAAQQSAAVNAPAAFAHPGVGVSRAQLDFVRGKVQVGAQPWTTAFNQAKGSNYASLSRTPTPRSVVECGPYSNPNYGCTNEREDAIAAYTDALIWYYTRDDRYAQKAIQLMDAWSNTITDHTNSNAPLQTAWAASSWPKAAEIIKHVYGNWPNAGRFATMLRTVYLPEIINGSNSNGNWELSMIEAIQGIGVFLDDQTVYDKAISLFRVRVPAYVYLSSDGALPKTKPSQNLDTRDKIIAYWQGQSTFVDGLTQETCRDFTHTGYGISSISHVLETSRIQGIDLYPEFGERLRQALGFQSRWERNLEPVPSWLCGGSVNRGLGPITEVGFNALHTRLGIAMTNTQALTESKRPAGSNNLFVAWETLTHAENPS; the protein is encoded by the coding sequence ATGCGAAAGAAAGCATTGATACCCCTGGTGGCTGCTGCCTGCGCGGCTGTTGTCGCCGGCGCTCTGAGCAGTCCGGCCACCGCGGCCCAGCAGCCGGCCACCGCGGCCCAGCAGTCGGCTGCCGTGAACGCGCCGGCCGCGTTCGCCCACCCTGGCGTCGGCGTCAGTCGCGCGCAACTGGACTTCGTCCGCGGCAAAGTGCAGGTCGGCGCCCAGCCGTGGACCACCGCCTTCAACCAGGCGAAGGGCAGCAACTACGCGTCCTTGAGCCGTACGCCGACGCCGCGCTCGGTGGTCGAATGCGGGCCGTACTCCAACCCGAACTACGGCTGCACGAACGAACGCGAGGACGCGATCGCGGCGTACACCGATGCTCTCATCTGGTACTACACCCGCGACGATCGCTATGCGCAGAAGGCGATCCAGCTGATGGACGCCTGGTCGAACACGATCACCGACCACACCAACAGCAACGCGCCGCTGCAGACGGCGTGGGCCGCGTCGTCGTGGCCCAAGGCGGCCGAGATCATCAAGCACGTCTACGGCAACTGGCCGAACGCCGGCCGGTTCGCCACCATGTTGCGCACCGTCTACCTGCCCGAGATCATCAACGGCTCGAACTCCAACGGCAACTGGGAGTTGAGCATGATCGAGGCGATCCAGGGCATCGGCGTCTTCCTCGACGACCAGACCGTGTACGACAAGGCGATCTCCCTCTTCCGCGTCCGCGTCCCCGCCTATGTCTACCTGTCCTCGGACGGCGCGCTGCCGAAGACCAAGCCGAGCCAGAACCTCGACACCCGCGACAAGATCATCGCGTACTGGCAGGGCCAGAGCACCTTCGTCGACGGCCTGACGCAGGAGACCTGCCGCGACTTCACCCACACCGGCTACGGGATCTCCTCGATCTCCCACGTCCTGGAGACGTCCCGGATCCAGGGCATCGACCTGTATCCCGAGTTCGGTGAGCGGTTGCGTCAGGCGCTCGGCTTCCAGTCCCGCTGGGAGCGCAACCTCGAGCCGGTGCCGTCCTGGCTCTGCGGCGGCAGCGTCAACCGCGGACTCGGTCCGATCACCGAGGTCGGCTTCAACGCCCTGCACACCCGGCTTGGTATCGCGATGACCAACACCCAGGCTCTGACCGAGTCCAAGCGCCCGGCGGGTTCGAACAACCTGTTCGTGGCTTGGGAAACCCTCACCCATGCGGAGAATCCCAGCTGA
- a CDS encoding siderophore-interacting protein, which produces MTTLLERPIAFDSVLATVASIGDLSPHLRRVTFVAPRLAEVVTAGPDQRIKVLLSPPNGGVLRLPAGPDWYAEWCSMPVGERFVMRTYTVRALRPEVAELDIEFVLHGVNGPASAWVSDTQPGDEVGLIVPFSVDTTSTKGLLNSGVDYVPPATSTSRILVADETALPAVAAILENLQAGVRATVFVEVPDARDIRPLPSPGEVDVTWITRGNGSLPEALKAADLPYDADYAWVAGESGMIKQVRRHLVNTVGLSKPAVSFQGYWKRGEPQI; this is translated from the coding sequence ATGACGACGTTGCTCGAGCGCCCGATCGCGTTCGACTCGGTCCTCGCCACCGTGGCGTCGATCGGGGACCTCAGTCCGCACCTGCGCCGGGTCACGTTCGTGGCGCCGAGGCTCGCCGAGGTGGTGACCGCCGGTCCCGACCAGCGGATCAAGGTCCTTCTCTCCCCACCCAACGGCGGTGTACTACGTCTGCCGGCCGGCCCCGACTGGTACGCCGAGTGGTGCTCCATGCCGGTCGGGGAACGCTTCGTCATGCGCACCTACACCGTCCGCGCACTGCGTCCCGAGGTCGCGGAATTGGATATCGAATTCGTCCTGCACGGCGTGAACGGCCCGGCGTCGGCCTGGGTGAGCGATACTCAGCCGGGTGACGAAGTCGGCCTGATCGTGCCGTTCTCCGTCGACACCACCAGCACGAAAGGATTGCTGAACTCGGGCGTCGACTATGTTCCGCCCGCGACCAGCACGAGCCGCATCCTGGTGGCCGACGAAACCGCATTACCGGCGGTGGCGGCAATCCTGGAGAACCTGCAGGCCGGCGTACGGGCGACCGTCTTCGTCGAGGTTCCCGATGCCCGCGACATCCGCCCGCTGCCGAGTCCGGGCGAGGTGGACGTCACCTGGATCACGCGCGGCAACGGATCGTTGCCTGAGGCCCTCAAAGCCGCGGACCTGCCGTACGACGCCGACTATGCCTGGGTCGCGGGAGAGTCCGGCATGATCAAGCAGGTCCGCCGCCATCTCGTCAACACCGTCGGCCTATCGAAGCCGGCGGTTTCCTTCCAGGGGTACTGGAAGCGCGGCGAGCCGCAGATCTGA
- a CDS encoding FecCD family ABC transporter permease: MPPPSAAAATRPETVAAPQRGSRTRRATLFLGLAGCVALLVAVSWLSVAVGSKQIPLSTVFDALRHYDASDTDQVIVHSLRVPRTLVGLLVGAALGLSGALMQGVTRNPLADPGILGVNGGAALFVVAGIYWFGLTSLTAYVWLAFAGAAAASVAVYALGSLGHEGATPVKLALAGAALTAMLGSLTTALLIGDVNTFDQFRFWAVGSLAGRGFDIVGQVAPFILIGIVLALFSGRVLNALSLGDDVARSLGQRVGVARIFTAVIVVLLCGAATAAAGPIGFVGLTIPHVARLVTGPDYRWILPYSMLLAPILLLGSDVIGRLVAQPGELQVGIVTAVVGAPFFIALVRRRKLADL, from the coding sequence ATGCCCCCGCCGTCCGCAGCCGCTGCCACCCGGCCGGAGACCGTCGCTGCGCCTCAGCGTGGTTCGCGCACCCGCCGCGCCACCTTGTTCCTCGGTCTGGCCGGCTGCGTGGCGTTGCTGGTGGCGGTGTCCTGGCTCAGCGTCGCCGTCGGCTCGAAACAGATCCCGTTGTCGACGGTGTTCGATGCCTTGCGCCACTACGACGCAAGCGATACCGATCAGGTCATCGTTCACTCGCTGCGGGTACCGCGAACTCTGGTCGGCCTGCTCGTCGGCGCCGCGCTCGGGCTGTCGGGAGCGCTGATGCAAGGGGTGACACGGAATCCGCTGGCCGATCCGGGCATCCTCGGCGTCAACGGCGGCGCCGCGCTCTTCGTCGTCGCGGGCATCTACTGGTTCGGGCTGACGAGCCTGACGGCGTACGTGTGGCTGGCCTTCGCGGGAGCGGCGGCCGCCTCGGTCGCGGTGTACGCGCTCGGCTCACTCGGCCACGAAGGTGCGACGCCGGTGAAGCTTGCTCTGGCCGGGGCCGCGTTGACGGCCATGCTCGGCTCGCTCACCACCGCGCTGCTGATCGGTGACGTCAACACGTTCGACCAGTTCCGGTTCTGGGCGGTCGGCTCGCTGGCGGGCCGTGGCTTCGACATCGTCGGCCAGGTGGCGCCCTTCATCCTGATCGGCATCGTGCTCGCCCTCTTCTCGGGCCGGGTGCTCAACGCGCTCTCACTGGGTGACGACGTGGCGCGATCGCTGGGCCAGCGAGTCGGAGTGGCCCGGATCTTCACGGCGGTCATCGTCGTCCTGCTCTGCGGAGCCGCCACCGCCGCGGCGGGACCGATCGGTTTTGTGGGGCTGACCATCCCACACGTGGCGCGCTTGGTGACCGGGCCCGACTACCGCTGGATCCTGCCGTATTCGATGCTGTTGGCACCGATCTTGCTGCTCGGATCCGACGTCATCGGCCGGCTCGTCGCGCAGCCCGGCGAACTCCAGGTCGGCATCGTCACCGCCGTGGTCGGCGCTCCCTTCTTCATCGCGCTCGTACGCCGACGCAAGCTGGCGGACCTGTGA
- a CDS encoding FecCD family ABC transporter permease — protein MTASAAGYSPAQVISRARSARRARSLVVIAVLAAVVFVIFCVSLSLGDFKIPVVDVVKTLFGGGDRATEFIVNKLRLPRALTGVLVGLALGLSGAIFQSIARNPLASPDIIGVTYGASAFAVLAIVTLGLTGAAVAGLAIAGALLTAIIMYLLAWRRGVSSYRLILVGIGIGAMATSFTSYLLTKARVEIAQQALIWLTGSLNGRDWSQVRSMAITLAVLSPVLVLLVHRLRILQLGDETAYGLGLRVELSRLGLIVVGVLLAAMATAAAGPIGFVAFVAPPIARWLTRSPGPALVPSALIGAFVVSLSDLIAQHGLGHTQLPVGVITGVVGAPYLMFLLARANRVGSGG, from the coding sequence GTGACGGCGAGCGCGGCGGGGTATTCGCCCGCCCAGGTGATCTCGCGGGCCCGGTCCGCCCGGCGGGCCCGGTCGCTGGTCGTGATCGCCGTCCTGGCCGCCGTGGTGTTCGTGATCTTCTGCGTCTCGCTGTCCCTCGGCGACTTCAAGATCCCGGTCGTCGACGTGGTGAAGACACTGTTCGGCGGCGGCGACCGGGCCACCGAGTTCATCGTGAACAAACTCCGGTTGCCGCGCGCGCTGACCGGCGTACTGGTCGGTCTCGCGCTCGGTCTGTCCGGTGCGATCTTCCAGAGCATCGCCCGCAATCCGCTGGCCAGCCCGGACATCATCGGTGTCACGTACGGCGCGAGCGCGTTCGCGGTACTCGCCATCGTCACCCTCGGCCTGACCGGTGCCGCCGTGGCGGGCCTCGCGATCGCGGGGGCGTTGCTGACGGCGATCATCATGTATCTGCTGGCCTGGCGACGCGGGGTTTCCAGCTACCGCTTGATCCTGGTCGGAATCGGGATCGGTGCGATGGCGACCAGCTTCACGTCGTACCTGCTGACCAAGGCGCGCGTCGAGATCGCCCAGCAGGCGCTGATCTGGTTGACCGGCAGTCTGAACGGACGGGACTGGTCACAGGTCCGCTCGATGGCGATCACCCTGGCGGTGCTTTCGCCGGTACTGGTGTTGCTGGTGCACCGGCTGCGCATCCTGCAGCTCGGCGACGAAACGGCGTACGGGTTGGGGTTGCGGGTCGAGCTGTCGCGGCTCGGGTTGATCGTGGTCGGTGTGCTGCTGGCCGCGATGGCGACGGCCGCGGCGGGGCCGATCGGGTTCGTCGCGTTCGTCGCGCCGCCGATCGCGCGGTGGCTGACTCGTTCGCCCGGGCCGGCTCTGGTCCCGTCGGCGCTGATCGGTGCGTTCGTGGTGTCGCTGTCCGACCTGATCGCGCAGCACGGGCTGGGGCACACCCAGTTGCCGGTCGGTGTGATCACCGGTGTCGTCGGCGCGCCGTACCTGATGTTCCTGCTGGCCCGGGCCAACCGGGTAGGGAGTGGTGGCTGA
- a CDS encoding ABC transporter ATP-binding protein, which yields METLMEHSLSAENLAVGYDQREIIHDLSVRIPAGKISVIVGANACGKSTLLKTLARLLKPSRGSVLLDGRSIQQIPTREVATRLGLLPQAPTAPEGITVADLVGRGRYPRQGWIRQWTSADDEAIADAMLSTDVLEIADRPIDELSGGQRQRVWIAMALAQETGILLLDEPTTFLDLTHQIDVLELLVDLNKRDQRTIVLVLHDLNQACRFGDHLIAMKNGAIVAEGNPADVITEHLVQDVFGLPVKVIPDPVAGTPMVVPLGRHTPPTPDSTTPAAKALAASAAAHGICTPTKR from the coding sequence ATGGAGACTCTGATGGAACACAGCCTGTCCGCCGAGAACCTTGCCGTCGGCTACGACCAGCGCGAGATCATCCACGACCTGTCGGTGCGGATCCCGGCCGGCAAGATCAGCGTGATCGTCGGCGCCAACGCGTGCGGCAAGTCCACGCTGCTGAAGACGCTGGCCCGGTTGCTCAAGCCCAGCAGGGGATCCGTGCTGCTGGACGGCAGGAGCATCCAGCAGATCCCGACCCGCGAGGTCGCCACCAGACTCGGACTGTTGCCTCAGGCACCGACTGCGCCGGAAGGCATCACGGTGGCGGACCTGGTCGGCCGGGGGCGCTATCCGAGACAGGGCTGGATCCGGCAGTGGACCTCGGCCGACGACGAGGCGATCGCCGACGCGATGCTGTCGACCGACGTGCTGGAGATCGCCGACCGGCCGATCGACGAGCTCTCCGGCGGTCAGAGGCAGCGCGTCTGGATCGCGATGGCGCTGGCGCAGGAGACCGGCATCCTGCTGCTCGACGAACCGACCACGTTCCTCGACCTGACCCACCAGATCGACGTCCTGGAACTGCTGGTCGACCTGAACAAGCGCGACCAGCGAACCATCGTCCTGGTCCTGCACGACCTGAACCAGGCGTGCCGATTCGGCGACCACCTGATCGCGATGAAGAACGGCGCAATCGTCGCCGAAGGCAACCCGGCCGACGTGATCACCGAACACCTCGTCCAGGACGTCTTCGGCCTCCCCGTCAAGGTCATCCCCGACCCGGTCGCCGGTACGCCGATGGTCGTCCCCCTCGGCCGCCACACACCCCCAACCCCCGACTCCACCACCCCGGCCGCCAAGGCCCTCGCCGCCTCCGCAGCCGCCCACGGAATCTGCACCCCAACCAAGCGCTAG
- a CDS encoding discoidin domain-containing protein codes for MLTSSVETSSYGGSLAVDGSLSTRWASAEGVDPQWIRVDLGQAATVHRVKLTWEVAYGKDYRVEVSDDGTTFTTIKDVVGGNGATDDLTGLTGHGRYVRVVGTKRGTSYGYSLWELEVYGSTDSTGDTQAPTVPTGLAATGVTATTATLNWTPSTDNVGVSSYDVLRNGAVIANVAQPPYNDTGLSASTAYSYTVKARDLAGNVSAASAALAVQTPAGGGGQFVIAAAGDIAEQCTASSSSCAHPKTAALVQAMNPANVITMGDNQYDDAHLSDFQNYYDKTWGKFKAITKPIPGNHETYDDTPFDGYHKYFGSIATPQGKNYYSWDRGNWHFIALDSNDFVTHDNLAEPAQLTWLKQDLASNTKGCIAAYYHHPRFSSGDHGDNPDSALLWQTLVGAKVDLVLNGHDHHYERFYPQNVDGQKDPNGPVQIIGGTGGASFYPVHAAHAATAKLIHDKNGVLKLSMTDNTFTEQLIGVDNTVLDSSPTYTCH; via the coding sequence GTGCTGACCTCGAGTGTGGAGACCAGCTCGTACGGCGGCAGCCTCGCCGTCGACGGGAGTCTCAGCACCCGGTGGGCCAGCGCGGAAGGCGTTGACCCGCAGTGGATCCGGGTCGATCTCGGTCAGGCTGCCACGGTCCATCGGGTCAAGCTGACCTGGGAAGTGGCGTACGGCAAGGACTACCGCGTGGAGGTCTCCGACGACGGAACCACCTTCACCACCATCAAGGACGTTGTCGGCGGCAACGGTGCTACCGACGACCTGACCGGGCTCACAGGCCACGGCCGCTATGTCCGTGTGGTCGGCACCAAGCGCGGCACCAGCTATGGCTACTCCCTGTGGGAGCTGGAGGTCTACGGCAGCACGGATTCCACCGGTGACACCCAAGCACCCACAGTCCCGACCGGGCTGGCGGCCACCGGCGTCACCGCCACCACCGCGACGCTGAACTGGACGCCCTCGACAGACAACGTGGGCGTGAGCTCGTACGACGTACTGCGCAATGGTGCCGTGATCGCCAACGTTGCCCAGCCGCCGTACAACGACACCGGCTTGAGCGCGAGTACGGCGTACAGCTACACCGTGAAGGCTCGGGACCTGGCCGGCAATGTCTCGGCGGCCAGCGCTGCCCTCGCCGTGCAGACACCGGCAGGCGGCGGCGGGCAGTTCGTCATCGCGGCAGCGGGCGATATCGCGGAGCAGTGCACCGCCTCGAGTTCGAGCTGCGCGCACCCCAAGACCGCGGCCCTGGTCCAGGCGATGAACCCGGCCAACGTCATCACGATGGGCGACAACCAGTACGACGACGCGCATCTGTCGGACTTCCAGAACTACTACGACAAGACCTGGGGCAAGTTCAAGGCGATCACCAAGCCGATCCCCGGGAACCACGAGACGTACGACGACACGCCGTTCGACGGCTACCACAAGTACTTCGGATCGATCGCGACGCCGCAGGGCAAGAACTACTACAGCTGGGATCGCGGCAACTGGCACTTCATCGCGCTCGACTCGAACGACTTCGTCACCCACGACAACCTGGCCGAGCCGGCGCAGCTCACCTGGCTGAAGCAGGACCTGGCCAGCAACACCAAGGGTTGCATCGCGGCCTACTACCACCACCCGCGGTTCAGCTCGGGTGACCACGGCGACAACCCGGACAGTGCCCTGCTCTGGCAAACGCTGGTCGGCGCCAAGGTCGACCTGGTCCTGAACGGTCACGATCACCACTACGAGCGGTTCTACCCGCAGAACGTCGACGGCCAGAAGGACCCGAACGGTCCGGTCCAGATCATCGGCGGCACCGGCGGCGCGTCGTTCTACCCGGTGCACGCGGCGCACGCCGCCACGGCCAAGCTGATCCACGACAAGAACGGTGTCCTGAAGCTCTCGATGACCGACAACACGTTCACCGAGCAGTTGATCGGGGTCGACAACACGGTGCTGGACAGCAGCCCGACCTACACCTGCCACTGA
- a CDS encoding MFS transporter — MYLATSRAADNGGPATGNTALRWRRVSGNVVALGLVSLVTDISSEMVTAVLPLYLVLGLGLNPLQFGLLDGLYAGATAVLRIVGGYAADRWHRLKAVAGIGYGLSAICKLGLILAGSSVAGIGAVLAVDRAGKGIRTAPRDALISLSSKPEALGRSFGVHRALDTAGAFLGPLVAMGVLWVSLGDYGSVFVTSFCIAGFGVLLLVVAVRDRVRKHRAAGIPLRAMFALLGRNSFRRMCGWAALLGLVTITDSFVYLALQRRWEISSTLFPLLPLGTTGVFLLLAVPLGRLADKVGRWKVFVGGHLALVVCLLLVCGPVGGPWPAVGALALHGTFYAATDGVLPAAAGPLLPEGLRASGLALLQTGQALARMASAVLFGLAWTLWDLGPSLLVTAGLLLAITVAAAVVKPWEAKG; from the coding sequence ATGTACCTCGCCACCAGCCGGGCCGCCGACAACGGCGGCCCGGCCACCGGTAACACCGCGCTCCGCTGGCGCCGAGTGTCCGGCAACGTCGTCGCCCTCGGTCTGGTCAGCCTCGTCACCGACATCTCCTCGGAGATGGTGACGGCAGTCCTTCCTCTCTACCTGGTTCTCGGTCTCGGCCTCAACCCGTTGCAGTTCGGTCTCCTCGACGGCCTGTACGCCGGTGCGACCGCCGTACTGCGGATCGTCGGCGGGTACGCCGCGGATCGCTGGCATCGCCTCAAGGCGGTGGCCGGGATCGGCTACGGACTCTCGGCGATCTGCAAGCTGGGCCTGATCCTGGCCGGCTCGTCGGTGGCGGGGATCGGTGCGGTACTTGCTGTGGATCGTGCGGGCAAGGGCATCCGGACCGCCCCTCGGGATGCCCTGATCTCGCTGAGCAGCAAGCCGGAGGCGCTCGGCCGCTCGTTCGGCGTACACCGTGCGCTGGACACGGCCGGTGCGTTCCTCGGTCCGCTGGTCGCTATGGGCGTGCTGTGGGTGAGCCTCGGCGACTACGGATCCGTCTTCGTGACCAGTTTCTGCATCGCCGGGTTCGGCGTGCTGCTGCTGGTCGTGGCAGTTCGCGACCGGGTCCGGAAACATCGTGCCGCCGGTATTCCGTTGCGGGCGATGTTTGCCTTGCTGGGACGGAATAGTTTCCGCCGGATGTGCGGCTGGGCCGCGCTTCTTGGCCTGGTGACAATCACGGATTCCTTTGTGTACTTGGCTTTGCAGCGACGGTGGGAGATCAGCAGCACCTTGTTTCCGTTGTTGCCGCTCGGTACTACGGGAGTCTTTCTGCTGCTCGCCGTGCCGCTCGGCCGGTTGGCGGACAAGGTCGGTCGCTGGAAGGTGTTCGTCGGCGGTCACCTCGCGTTGGTGGTCTGCCTGCTCCTGGTCTGCGGACCGGTCGGCGGCCCGTGGCCGGCCGTCGGCGCTCTGGCGTTGCACGGGACGTTCTACGCCGCGACGGACGGCGTGCTTCCCGCGGCCGCGGGTCCGTTGCTGCCGGAAGGTCTTCGAGCCAGTGGCTTGGCACTGCTTCAGACCGGGCAGGCGCTGGCGCGAATGGCGTCGGCCGTGCTCTTCGGCCTCGCGTGGACGCTGTGGGACCTGGGTCCGT